The Garra rufa chromosome 23, GarRuf1.0, whole genome shotgun sequence genome includes a region encoding these proteins:
- the tpst2 gene encoding protein-tyrosine sulfotransferase 2 isoform X1 translates to MRLSVKRAVVLLLTFFGVYTLTRTLYQVLTCPGKVPRTHMLSIVVRNLNQTQYRYNQNTPMVFVGGVPRSGTTLMRVMLDAHPDIRCGEETRVIPRILSLRQGWGRHTEERWALEEEGVSQETLDAATTAFLLEVIARHGEPAPLLCNKDPFTLKSAVYLSQIFPNSKFLLMLRDGRASVHSMISRRVTIAGFNLSSYRDCLTKWSNAIEAMLSQCLVVGRGRCMTVRYEDLVLQPRATMQRVLHFLNSPWHEGVLHHEEAIGQPGGVSLSRIERSTDQVIKPVNLEALSRWVGHIPADVQDDIENIAPMLRRLGYNPKANPPDYGQADPEVINNTQRVQRGDFKTPTNLKRQVQESPKISKGGKK, encoded by the exons ATGCGGTTGTCAGTCAAACGGGCAGTTGTACTTTTACTAACGTTTTTCGGAGTTTACACGCTTACTAGGACTCTATATCAAGTGCTAACATGCCCTGGAAAGGTTCCCAGAACTCATATGCTATCGATAGTGGTTCGAAACTTGAACCAGACGCAGTACCGGTATAATCAGAACACACCGATGGTGTTTGTGGGCGGAGTTCCACGATCAGGGACCACCTTGATGCGTGTCATGCTAGACGCTCACCCTGACATTCGCTGCGGGGAGGAGACGCGGGTGATCCCCAGGATTCTGTCTTTGCGGCAGGGCTGGGGGAGGCACACGGAGGAGCGCTGGGCTCTGGAGGAAGAGGGAGTCAGTCAGGAGACGCTGGACGCCGCGACCACAGCCTTCCTGCTGGAGGTCATCGCACGGCATGGCGAACCTGCACCACTGCTGTGCAATAAAGACCCCTTTACACTCAAGAGTGCCGTTTATCTGTCACAGATTTTCCCCAA CTCTAAATTCCTGCTAATGCTCAGAGACGGCCGGGCATCTGTGCACTCTATGATCTCCAGACGCGTGACTATCGCCGGCTTCAACCTGTCCAGCTACAGGGACTGTCTGACTAAATGGAGCAATGCAATCGAAGCCATGCTTTCCCAGTGTTTGGTGGTAGGCCGGGGTCGCTGCATGACCGTCCGCTATGAGGATCTGGTGCTGCAGCCGCGAGCCACCATGCAGCGTGTGCTGCACTTTCTGAACTCGCCGTGGCACGAAGGAGTGCTTCACCACGAGGAGGCCATCGGACAGCCAGGAGGGGTATCACTGTCTCG aatcgaACGCTCCACGGATCAGGTGATCAAACCAGTTAACCTGGAAGCCCTCTCACGCTGGGTAGGCCACATCCCAGCAGATGTCCAGGACGACATAGAGAACATCGCGCCAATGCTGCGCAGGCTAGGTTACAACCCCAAAGCCAATCCACCAGACTATGGTCAAGCGGATCCGGAAGTGATCAATAATACTCAAAGG GTACAGAGAGGAGACTTTAAAACTCCCACGAATCTGAAAAGACAGGTACAA GAATCTCCAAAGATTTCTAAAGGAGGTAAAAAGTGA
- the tpst2 gene encoding protein-tyrosine sulfotransferase 2 isoform X2 produces MRLSVKRAVVLLLTFFGVYTLTRTLYQVLTCPGKVPRTHMLSIVVRNLNQTQYRYNQNTPMVFVGGVPRSGTTLMRVMLDAHPDIRCGEETRVIPRILSLRQGWGRHTEERWALEEEGVSQETLDAATTAFLLEVIARHGEPAPLLCNKDPFTLKSAVYLSQIFPNSKFLLMLRDGRASVHSMISRRVTIAGFNLSSYRDCLTKWSNAIEAMLSQCLVVGRGRCMTVRYEDLVLQPRATMQRVLHFLNSPWHEGVLHHEEAIGQPGGVSLSRIERSTDQVIKPVNLEALSRWVGHIPADVQDDIENIAPMLRRLGYNPKANPPDYGQADPEVINNTQRVQRGDFKTPTNLKRQESPKISKGGKK; encoded by the exons ATGCGGTTGTCAGTCAAACGGGCAGTTGTACTTTTACTAACGTTTTTCGGAGTTTACACGCTTACTAGGACTCTATATCAAGTGCTAACATGCCCTGGAAAGGTTCCCAGAACTCATATGCTATCGATAGTGGTTCGAAACTTGAACCAGACGCAGTACCGGTATAATCAGAACACACCGATGGTGTTTGTGGGCGGAGTTCCACGATCAGGGACCACCTTGATGCGTGTCATGCTAGACGCTCACCCTGACATTCGCTGCGGGGAGGAGACGCGGGTGATCCCCAGGATTCTGTCTTTGCGGCAGGGCTGGGGGAGGCACACGGAGGAGCGCTGGGCTCTGGAGGAAGAGGGAGTCAGTCAGGAGACGCTGGACGCCGCGACCACAGCCTTCCTGCTGGAGGTCATCGCACGGCATGGCGAACCTGCACCACTGCTGTGCAATAAAGACCCCTTTACACTCAAGAGTGCCGTTTATCTGTCACAGATTTTCCCCAA CTCTAAATTCCTGCTAATGCTCAGAGACGGCCGGGCATCTGTGCACTCTATGATCTCCAGACGCGTGACTATCGCCGGCTTCAACCTGTCCAGCTACAGGGACTGTCTGACTAAATGGAGCAATGCAATCGAAGCCATGCTTTCCCAGTGTTTGGTGGTAGGCCGGGGTCGCTGCATGACCGTCCGCTATGAGGATCTGGTGCTGCAGCCGCGAGCCACCATGCAGCGTGTGCTGCACTTTCTGAACTCGCCGTGGCACGAAGGAGTGCTTCACCACGAGGAGGCCATCGGACAGCCAGGAGGGGTATCACTGTCTCG aatcgaACGCTCCACGGATCAGGTGATCAAACCAGTTAACCTGGAAGCCCTCTCACGCTGGGTAGGCCACATCCCAGCAGATGTCCAGGACGACATAGAGAACATCGCGCCAATGCTGCGCAGGCTAGGTTACAACCCCAAAGCCAATCCACCAGACTATGGTCAAGCGGATCCGGAAGTGATCAATAATACTCAAAGG GTACAGAGAGGAGACTTTAAAACTCCCACGAATCTGAAAAGACAG GAATCTCCAAAGATTTCTAAAGGAGGTAAAAAGTGA